Proteins found in one Ptychodera flava strain L36383 chromosome 3, AS_Pfla_20210202, whole genome shotgun sequence genomic segment:
- the LOC139129774 gene encoding uncharacterized protein isoform X1, which translates to MLCGVHEHVILFVLEMTTPKRIALRWTVQQDVDLLKEVVASRPDTSAEWQAIANNLMSHWSWAEDRTKISPRSVREHADLLLSKFKENDKKSMKKSGTEEQYNELQQLCQEVLSYVESHAASTSKEVVASKKKHEQRQKALAIRETAMKRMTATAGNNDQEEHHTSKKQKVRS; encoded by the exons ATGCTTTGTGGTGTACATgaacatgtaattttgtttg TTCTAGAAATGACAACACCAAAACGGATTGCATTGCGCTGGACGGTTCAGCAAGATGTTGATTTGCTGAAGGAGGTGGTGGCCAGTAGGCCTGATACATCAGCAGAGTGGCAAGCTATTGCCAATAACCTGATGAGTCATTGGTCCTGGGCTgaagacagaacaaaaatatcacCAAGATCTGTCCGAGAGCATGCAGATTTACTGCTAAGCAAgttcaaagaaaatgacaagaagTCCATGAAAAA ATCTGGCACAGAAGAACAATACAATGAGCTGCAACAATTATGCCAAGAAGTCCTTTCATATGTAGAAAGTCATGCAGCCAGTACTTCTAAGGAGGTTGTTgcatcaaagaaaaaacatgaacAGAGACAGAAAGCCCTAGCCATAAGAGAGACTGCCATGAAAAGAATGACAGCAACAGCAGGGAACAATGACCAAGAAG AGCATCACACTAGCAAAAAGCAAAAGGTCAGGTCATGA
- the LOC139129774 gene encoding uncharacterized protein isoform X2 produces MTTPKRIALRWTVQQDVDLLKEVVASRPDTSAEWQAIANNLMSHWSWAEDRTKISPRSVREHADLLLSKFKENDKKSMKKSGTEEQYNELQQLCQEVLSYVESHAASTSKEVVASKKKHEQRQKALAIRETAMKRMTATAGNNDQEEHHTSKKQKVRS; encoded by the exons ATGACAACACCAAAACGGATTGCATTGCGCTGGACGGTTCAGCAAGATGTTGATTTGCTGAAGGAGGTGGTGGCCAGTAGGCCTGATACATCAGCAGAGTGGCAAGCTATTGCCAATAACCTGATGAGTCATTGGTCCTGGGCTgaagacagaacaaaaatatcacCAAGATCTGTCCGAGAGCATGCAGATTTACTGCTAAGCAAgttcaaagaaaatgacaagaagTCCATGAAAAA ATCTGGCACAGAAGAACAATACAATGAGCTGCAACAATTATGCCAAGAAGTCCTTTCATATGTAGAAAGTCATGCAGCCAGTACTTCTAAGGAGGTTGTTgcatcaaagaaaaaacatgaacAGAGACAGAAAGCCCTAGCCATAAGAGAGACTGCCATGAAAAGAATGACAGCAACAGCAGGGAACAATGACCAAGAAG AGCATCACACTAGCAAAAAGCAAAAGGTCAGGTCATGA
- the LOC139125594 gene encoding uncharacterized protein, which translates to MAAARRRREEIVDALLVCEEDDSDLDMLLTDTFSSGRNLENTPVNLDQFSDDECFEFFRFAKPDLTRLHDGLSLPEKIVGYNGTAATSMEALLILLRRLAYPNRWCDLVTFFQRDEPELSIIFNTIVEHIYEEFGHLLTSLNLVWLDMVTFAEAVHNKGATLDNCWGFIDGTARSISRPTSGQGVVFSGHKRTHCLKFQSIQAPNGLIAHMFGPIEGSRHDAFMLGESEVLPKLEQLQNDGPMMCVYGDPAYPLRPELMGPFKGAHLTPQQQIFNRSMSEVRVCVEWGFAKIITLFAFLDFKKNQKLYLQPVAMYFLVATILTNCHTCLYGSETSTFFDLQPPTLEMYLSNEQVL; encoded by the exons ATGGCTGCGGCTCGGAGAAG ACGAGAAGAAATCGTTGACGCACTTTTGGTTTGTGAGGAAGATGATAGTGACTTGGATATGCTGTTAACTGATACATTCTCAAGCGGAAGAAATCTTGAAAATACACCAGTGAACCTCGATCAATTTTCGGATGATGAgtgctttgaatttttcag ATTTGCAAAACCAGACCTTACCCGGTTGCATGATGGACTCTCTCTCCCAGAAAAAATTGTAGGATACAATGGAACTGCTGCAACAAGTATGGAAGCTCTGCTCATACTTCTACGCAGACTAGCCTACCCAAACCGTTGGTGTGATTTAGTCACATTTTTTCAGAGGGATGAACCAGAGTTGAGCATTATTTTCAACACG ATTGTAGAACATATCTATGAAGAATTTGGTCATCTTTTGACATCTCTGAATTTAGTGTGGCTTGATATGGTGACATTTGCTGAAGCAGTTCATAACAAGGGGGCTACACTAGATAATTGTTGGGGGTTCATCGATGGAACTGCAAGATCAATTTCAAGACCAACAAGTGGCCAAGGTGTTGTGTTCTCTGGGCATAAGCGAACTCACTGTCTTAAATTCCAA TCCATTCAAGCTCCAAATGGCCTCATTGCCCACATGTTTGGACCTATAGAAGGGAGCCGTCATGATGCCTTCATGCTTGGAGAGAGTGAAGTACTTCCAAAACTAGAGCAGCTTCAAAATGATGGCCCAATGATGTGTGTTTACGGGGACCCTGCTTATCCACTCCGACCCGAGTTAATGGGCCCATTCAAAGGAGCACACCTAACACCCCAGCAGCAGATTTTCAATCGGTCCATGTCTGAAGTACGTGTATGTGTAGAATGGGGCTTTGCAAAGATAATCACTTTGTTTGCATTTCTTGATTTTAAGaagaatcaaaaactgtacctACAGCCTGTTGCCATGTACTTTCTTGTAGCAACCATTCTAACTAATTGTCACACTTGTCTGTATGGGAGTGAGacttcaacattttttgatctGCAGCCACCAACACTTGAAATGTATCTTTCAAATGAACAAGTACTGTAA